The proteins below are encoded in one region of Periplaneta americana isolate PAMFEO1 chromosome 11, P.americana_PAMFEO1_priV1, whole genome shotgun sequence:
- the LOC138708708 gene encoding venom carboxylesterase-6-like — translation MLFWVALLCATKLTFLAAEGPVVHTQQGTIHGTYLVSSSGRQFAAFQGIPYAQPPVGKLRFKEPLAPHRWKGTWNASLPGSACIQYQRLMPFVEDEDPIIGEEDCLYINVFMPVKKAGNAAPLLDVIFYIHGGALMYGWSHAYGPKYILDKDIILVTFNYRLGPMGFLSTEDKVVPGNMGLKDQTAALKWVHRNIAAFGGNPDSVTLIGNSAGGVSVHYHYISPMSRGLFKRGYSQSGSVLLPWALMEGGRTKAQILGAALGCATANTQQLTDCLRDRPARQIVQQVQHFLVWRYNPFAPFGPTVEAAGPNSFLSKSPLDAILQGDVQDLPWMTSATTEEGLYPVADWITNPATTKVLEDKYAEFFPHILDYNYTVPQNKKSEVLQQIIQHYFHGKPPSSETKKEMIQVATDRLFVADLVRAAKLQAAVNSAPVYFYHFGYRGKSSLSDSMSGTSVDLGVSHADDLSYTMDCSINNPDEKPEDKEMSNLLVDIWTSFARDGIPIPRGKNFQWKPTTPNSKELNYLYIGRFDNLEMRSSSNLGEQEFWDSLPINEPQIGKSTPLKLKHTEF, via the exons ATGTTGTTCTGGGTTGCTTTGCTATGTGCTACAAAACTCACATTTCTGGCAGCAGAAGGCCCGGTAGTTCACACGCAACAAGGCACGATCCACGGGACCTACCTGGTGTCGAGCAGTGGAAGACAGTTCGCTGCGTTCCAAGGAATACCGTATGCACAGCCTCCTGTCGGAAAGCTACGGTTCAAG GAACCCCTGGCACCTCATCGATGGAAAGGCACTTGGAACGCCAGTCTGCCAGGAAGCGCGTGCATTCAGTATCAGAGACTGATGCCATTTGTGGAAGATGAGGACCCGATAATTGGAGAGGAAGACTGCCTTTATATAAATGTGTTTATGCCTGTG AAGAAAGCTGGAAATGCAGCACCCTTACTGGATGTGATATTCTACATACACGGAGGAGCTCTTATGTACGGGTGGAGCCATGCATATGGACCGAAATATATTTTAGACAAAGATATTATTTTAGTTACTTTCAATTATAGACTGGGTCCCATGG GATTTCTCTCGACTGAAGACAAAGTAGTTCCCGGAAACATGGGCCTAAAGGACCAAACTGCAGCTCTGAAATGGGTGCACAGAAATATTGCGGCATTTGGTGGCAACCCAGACAGTGTGACGTTGATCGGAAATTCTGCTGGAGGCGTCAGTGTTCATTACCATTACATATCACCAATGTCACGCG GtctctttaaaagaggttattcacAAAGTGGAAGCGTGTTGTTGCCATGGGCTCTTATGGAAGGAGGTCGAACGAAAGCACAAATCCTGGGAGCAGCTTTGGGTTGTGCTACTGCAAACACCCAGCAACTTACCGACTGTTTGCGTGACCGACCAGCACGGCAGATTGTACAGCAAGTTCAACATTTTCTG gtaTGGCGGTACAATCCATTTGCTCCTTTCGGTCCTACTGTGGAAGCAGCTGGGCCCAACTCATTTCTATCAAAATCCCCACTTGACGCCATATTGCAAGGAGATGTCCAAGACCTTCCATGGATGACAAGCGCAACCACAGAGGAAGGTTTATATCCTGTTGCGG ACTGGATAACCAACCCAGCTACTACAAAAGTTCTGGAAGACAAGTATGCCGAATTCTTTCCTCACATTCTTGACTACAACTACACTGTTCCCCAGAACAAGAAATCAGAAGTCTTACAGCAAATCATTCAACATTATTTCCACGGAAAACCACCATCTAGTGAGACAAAGAAGGAGATGATACAG GTTGCCACAGATCGATTGTTTGTAGCAGATTTAGTTCGAGCTGCCAAACTCCAAGCTGCGGTCAATTCTGCTCCTGTTTATTTCTACCACTTCGGGTACAGAGGCAAGAGCAGCTTGTCGGACAGCATGTCAGGGACTTCAGTCGATTTAG GTGTGAGCCACGCAGACGATTTAAGCTACACAATGGACTGCAGTATAAACAACCCTGATGAAAAACCTGAAGACAAGGAGATGTCAAATTTACTAGTTGATATTTGGACAAGCTTTGCTCGTGACGG gatACCGATTCCACGAGGAAAAAATTTCCAGTGGAAGCCAACAACACCCAACTCCAAAGAGCTTAATTACTTATACATTGGAAGATTCGACAATTTGGAAATGAGATCCAGTAGTAATCTTGGCGAACAAGAGTTCTGGGACTCCCTTCCAATCAACGAGCCTCAAATTGGGAAATCTACTCCACTAAAACTTAAACATACCGAGTTCTaa